The region TGTGACTCGTATATGGGTCTGCTCCTGTAACCTTAGCTTCCGTTAGGATTGTTATCCCGTCCTTCTTCAGTTGACGAACGACAGGTGCAACAAGCTCTGCTTCAAATCCGGGTAAAATCTGTCTACCCCCCTCGAGTATCGTAACTGCGGTTCCAAATCTCGCAAACATCTGCCCCAGTTCCACACCAATATAACCGCCGCCAACTACAACGAGGCTCTTAGGAATGTCGGCCAGCGATAGCACCTCCGTGGATGAAAGAATCCGTCCGCCGAAAGGAAGCGCGCTGATTTCAATCGGACGGGAACCGGTTGCCAGGATGAGATGCTTAAAGCCCATTCGGCGCTCAATCTGTTCATTGTGATGAATTTCAACGGTATTCGCATCTATCAAGCTGGCTTCTCCTTCAATAACAGTCACACCTGCCGATTTAAGTAAAAACCGAACCCCTCCAGACTGCTTATCCACCACAGCTTGCTTAAACAACTGCGCCTCCTGAAAAGAAGAAGCTTCGTCAACAGCGTACCAGTGTCTGCGCAAATGAATACGCTCCGCTTCAGCAATCAGCGCTTTGGAAGGAATACAGCCTACATGCGTGCATACCCCTCCGATCTGGTGGCGCTCCACAAGGACTGTTGTCATGCCCAGTTGTGACGAACGTAATGCAGCCACATAACCGCCAGGTCCCGATCCAATAACCAGGGTATCTACAGCTTCTAATGAGTTCATGATGGGTACCTCCAAGTTATAATATGTTAATCATAATATATTATAGTCATCATATTTTAGAAGAGTCAACACTCCATTACCAATTGACATTAAATAATATGATAAATATAATATTTCAAAAGACATTCATAGATACAGACTTATACAAAGGGGAGGGAGCAGGATGCCTTATCCGAAAGGGCACAAGCTCAAAGTTCGGAACCATATCATTACCAGCGCAGCCAAAGCATTTCGCACCCACGGCGTGCGGAATATCAGTCTTCCGCATATTATGAAAGGTGCTGGACTGACGCACGGAGGATTTTACTCCCATTTTGAAAATAAAGATCAGCTTGTGATGGAGACCTGTCATTTCGCCATTAGTGACACCATTGAAATGCTGCAGAGAATTGCAGACCATAACAAAAACGAAGATCAGACGCCGCCGATTGAGGCCGTCATTGATTTTTACTTAAGCCCCCTGCATCGGGATCAGACGGAAGCCGGTTGTATCTTACCTGCTTTATCGGGGGAAATTTCCCAGCTATCGGCAGATATCAGGCAAGCCTACACACAAGAGCTTCAACGTTTCATCGCATTTATTACAAATATGGCTGGGATCGATCCCTCAAATGGTTATGCATTGGTAAGCAGTATGGTGGGTACCGTTGCACTGGCACGGGCAGTTAGTGATACGCAGCTCAGTGATGCTTTGTTACAGGCCAGTCGTATGCAGGCTAAGCAGATGGTAAACGCCGGCTCCAGGTAACTCATTAATTGACGAAGCAAGCGGATTGTGCTAGCATTGCTTTAACTTAAAACGAAAAGGCTATGATGAGAAATAGTAACTATTAAGGATCTCACAGAGAGAAGATGGTTGATGCGAATCTTCATTGATCTAATAGTGAAGCAGTCTCGGAGCTGTGGACCGAACAGAGGAATCTTAGTAGGCTTCAACGGAGTTCCACCGTTATTCAGGAAACAGTATCGGAGTAATCCCGTACTGATAGAGCGCAGAGCAATCTGAAGTTAGGTGGTAACACGGACATAATCGTTCGCCCTAAGTTGACAAGTAATATGTCAGCTTAGGGCTTTTTTGTTTTAAGCATAAATAATATTGGATGGAGGTATT is a window of Paenibacillus sp. FSL H3-0469 DNA encoding:
- the lpdA gene encoding dihydrolipoyl dehydrogenase; this encodes MNSLEAVDTLVIGSGPGGYVAALRSSQLGMTTVLVERHQIGGVCTHVGCIPSKALIAEAERIHLRRHWYAVDEASSFQEAQLFKQAVVDKQSGGVRFLLKSAGVTVIEGEASLIDANTVEIHHNEQIERRMGFKHLILATGSRPIEISALPFGGRILSSTEVLSLADIPKSLVVVGGGYIGVELGQMFARFGTAVTILEGGRQILPGFEAELVAPVVRQLKKDGITILTEAKVTGADPYTSHIDLQYMRQDQHHVVQAEYALITVGRKPNTDGTLGLEKIGLSPTPQGLIEIDKQCRTSIPNIYAIGDIVQGPALAHKASYEAKIAAEAIAGKPSVIDYKALPLVVFSHPEITSVGLSETDCKHKSIPVIVGKSIFSINGRALALKETEGFVKIVAHAASGLVLGAQIVGAEASTLISELSLAIEMGATVEDIAMTIHPHPTLGEIVKEAAEQAQRRL
- a CDS encoding TetR/AcrR family transcriptional regulator, with the translated sequence MPYPKGHKLKVRNHIITSAAKAFRTHGVRNISLPHIMKGAGLTHGGFYSHFENKDQLVMETCHFAISDTIEMLQRIADHNKNEDQTPPIEAVIDFYLSPLHRDQTEAGCILPALSGEISQLSADIRQAYTQELQRFIAFITNMAGIDPSNGYALVSSMVGTVALARAVSDTQLSDALLQASRMQAKQMVNAGSR